TCTTGCGCAATCTTTACCAATGGCTTAAGTGGTTCGACTTCTGGCAAATATGTGGATACAACAGGCAATCCTGCCGAAAAGTACTCATAGAGTTTGTTTGGATTGATTGCCGCCGTGAACTCATTTACTTTGAAGGGGATTATACCGACATCGGCATGTTGATAATATCCAGGTAACTCTTTATATGGCTTTGGTCCCAGTAGATACACGTTCGGCATGCTCGAAAACACACTGTTTTCAACCCCTTCGCAGCGACCAATTAGCACAAAAGACATGTCTGGAAGGTCTCTAGCTATGCTCGCAACTAAATCAGTGTCGAACCACCGCTCGATTGCACCTGCATACACTGCTCTTGGAGGCGGGATGCCCAAATAATCTGCGGGCAGGGGCATTGGAGATAAGAAATGTTCAACTTCCGCACCGTTTGGCAAATATATGCCTTTTCCACCTAAATTCTCCACGTGTTTGGCAAGTACTTTGGAAGTAACAAAAACTAAATCAGCGCTTTTAATTAGCGCCTTCTCAAACTCCTCTATGCAACTTGGCATTCCCCTGAAACCTGCATATAAATCATTTACTCTAAAGACAAGTACATCATGCTTCACGATGTTAGCAATTTCTGCAAACAAAGGGTTGGATATCCAAACTACATCTACCTTGTCAAAGCCAAGCCTAGTCAATACACTTTTCACCGAGGGAAATGTACAGTAGAGACTCAGCTTGCCTACCACCTTGCTGTCAAAAAGCCAGTGGCGCCTACAAGGCAGTATTGTAAACGGCACGTACAGCGAGAGACGTTCGTGCTCCGAGCTTCGCGCCCCTCGGGAAAGACTGAAAGCATACTTTGTTCTTTCGCGGCATCCTGTAAGAAAACTCAAAGGGTGGATATACTGCGATACCCAGAGCACCTCATCCCCATGCTCGAGAAAATGCCTAGCATAGTGATGACTGCCTATTT
The sequence above is a segment of the Armatimonadota bacterium genome. Coding sequences within it:
- a CDS encoding glycosyltransferase — translated: MKKILIAETIDWNSSVQIGSHHYARHFLEHGDEVLWVSQYIHPLSFLTGCRERTKYAFSLSRGARSSEHERLSLYVPFTILPCRRHWLFDSKVVGKLSLYCTFPSVKSVLTRLGFDKVDVVWISNPLFAEIANIVKHDVLVFRVNDLYAGFRGMPSCIEEFEKALIKSADLVFVTSKVLAKHVENLGGKGIYLPNGAEVEHFLSPMPLPADYLGIPPPRAVYAGAIERWFDTDLVASIARDLPDMSFVLIGRCEGVENSVFSSMPNVYLLGPKPYKELPGYYQHADVGIIPFKVNEFTAAINPNKLYEYFSAGLPVVSTYLPEVEPLKPLVKIAQDSKEFAAFLREALEEEKNSLREERIQCAKSNSWKARFDEAMAYISDLLSSRNTGAA